One segment of Cololabis saira isolate AMF1-May2022 chromosome 9, fColSai1.1, whole genome shotgun sequence DNA contains the following:
- the LOC133451208 gene encoding ubiquinol-cytochrome-c reductase complex assembly factor 3 — translation MSGMRLILSSSALIACAGLGYGMWSMISPGEERRKEMLKNLPESNPVRMEETRQRNAMVMQVLKEAAETGDNLARGYSGPAK, via the exons ATGAGCGGCATGAGGCTGATCCTGTCCTCCTCGGCGCTCATCGCCTGCGCGGGGCTCGGGTACGGGATGTGGTCCATGATCTCCCCCGGAGAGGAGCGGAGGAAGGAGATGCTCAAG AATCTGCCTGAATCCAACCCGGTGCGGATGGAGGAGACCCGGCAGAGGAACGCCATGGTGATGCAGGTGCTGAAGGAGGCTGCAGAGACCGGCGATAACCTGGCCCGAGGATACAGCGGCCCGGCCAAGTGA